atttatagcaaccctgtagggcaggggtgtggaactcatttcttatgagggccggatctgacataaatgaggccttgtcaggctGGGTTGTGTCgaggccttgtcgggccgggtTGTGTCGAGCCGAGCCGTGTGCGTACCTAtgtatgattaggtagcagagatataaactttataaaggacgcagattAACATAattaaagagtttttaaaaaacccttaacataaaacatgtttaaaacattagcacttgttggtcctaaaggtgctttctttgtatctctcccacgggatccagggaagtgggcaaaggaagctctggctctttccttccttccacagggggccaggagggaggaggagcctcagccaacagaaggcggagagtcttggctcagtagctttgcagtgcgattgagagagcctggcaaagcaggctctccctcccctctcctcccaaagggaggagcctcagccaatggagaaaatagaggctttgctctgtagctcctgtgcaattgagcaagcctggcaaagcaagctgtgatgcaaaaggaagcaagagaaagggagaaagaagcagatgacagccaattgcttggggggctgataggagccctctgggggccagatTCAGCCCCCTAACTGCATGTTAGACAGCCGTGCTCTATCACCAACTCCATCCTTGTACTTCTGGTGAAGCCACTTACAAAGTCTTTCCACACGACTTTCCCCTTCCTCacaactagatgaccctggaggtcccttccaactcgatgattctgtGCTACCTATAGAAAACTCCAGGCTACTGGATTGCTGGCTATAGCTTGGACCCTTCTGCTGCAAGAAGGTGTACCGTCTAATAACAGGTACTAAACATATTAGATAGGAagttaggggtttttttgttttgtttctctgtGGCTAAGCTGTGGAGACTGAACTGCATCGTGAAATCCTTTTTTGAATTGTTCAATAAACCTTTATTTTTTACAAAGGTCTGTTTTGTTTGTGTTTCTTTAACCTGGAGGACCTCTAGGGCTGGGTGGTGCTCAGGGAAAAAGGAGCAGGGGCCCAGGTGTGGGTCTCTGACCACAACCTCGCAGGGTTGtcgtgaggctaaaatggagaatgcaGCAAGGCACTTTGCGGGTCTCCTTTGAGCGAAAAGTGGGATAaagttaacaaaaaaaaaattaaaattgccaAGGATCATAGGACCTGTCCAAAGACAAAAAATCTCACAAACATTTCTTCTCACAAACATGAAATCCGTGAGAGACAAGACAGCAATCCAACAAGAAAATATATTGACCCTTGGAATATCTATATTGATCAGTCTACCTGTATACCCACACATGTATACTGGGTAAGAAAAAACACTAAAAAGCCACTAaaaataaaccaggggtggccaacggtagctatccagatgtttttttgcctacaactcccatcagccacagccattggccatgctggctggggctgatgggagttgtaggcaaaaaacatctggagagttaccgttggtcacccctgaaatAAACCATTATGAGGAATTTTTCCAAGGGGTTTATGGACTTCAGGTGTGTCCAGGGTAGGGGCTGCTttgtgcaaacaaaaaaaaagtggaaacaatgatcagtggggggggggaggaccaagGAATTCTGTTTTCAGTTATTTGCATAGACAGATGGACACAATTATCCTTCTGGAATTTATCACAGGAGTTGAAAGGGTTAAGCatcaccagcttcaagagggggttagataaaaatatggagcagaggtccaccagtagctgttagccacagcgtgtatgtgtgtgtgtttttggccactgtgtgacacagagtgttggactggaagggccattggcttctcttatgttcttatggatagcGCCATGAAAATATCACCCCGATATGCTGTAAGCAGCAAAAAAGGCAAACTACatgctagagcagaggtggccaaaccgtggctctgcAGCCGcgtgtggctccttcacacatattatgtggctcttgaagccctcacggccttgtcagctggcttggagaaggcatttccctttttaaatctcttctccaagccaagccagctggcagcttggagaatgcatttaaagttaaagtcactttctttccacctcaccctcccccatctattttccttccttccttccttccttccttccttccttccttccttccttccttccttccttccttccttccttccttccttccttcctccctccctcccttcggtgttcgtgccttgcggctctcaagcatctggcattcatgtcttgaggctctgaaacatctggcatttattctatatagctcttacatgaagcaagtttggccacccctgtgctagcgGTTAGTAAAAGAAGGAATGTAGTCCTAGCTACAGGCAAAGGAAACTTTAAAGGGGATTTGACAAATACACAGAGGAAGATCTACTGGTGACTGAACTCGGAATACCAGTGCCATGAGAAAACACCAGGGGAAGGCTACAGCCTCTAGGCCCCGTTGTTGGTCTCCAAGACTGCTTGAGTGGCCCCTGGGCAAGACAGGCTGCTAGACTAGATGGGCTGCGTGCCTTTACTTCCTCTACACAAGCTAAGACAAAATGCAGTGGAGGAAGGTTTCTACAAAGCCCACAAGTTTAGGTAACACTTCTGAGAGCGCCAGCCTACTGAATAAAGAGTTCACGTGTGTGTTGTATAACACAGTCAGGACAGCTGTTTGCAAACCTATCAGATATGTAAGGCTACTTAATTTTAAAGCTTTCACTTCAGCAGGGAACCAAAAGCAGCTTACGCAGTTCTctctttatcttcacaacaacccagtgttAGGTAGGTAGGCGAGGCTGAAGTATACTCTAAATATGGGAAAATATCATTTCTTGCCCAGCACTCCATGAGTTAACTTTATTACCGGTGATCAAGGCGAGTTTTTCATTAATTAGCTACGCAACATTTTTTCTCCCCACCTCCTGTTAAAAATTTCGTTTTCCAGAttactctccccctcccttcaagTTGGTTTAAACAAAAGTGAAGCCAGAGTAGCAAAAGCCGGTAGAGTATGGGATCCAAAAATCGCAGTTCCATTCTCGTTTTTGGTTCTTTCGTTGTTGGAAGAAATACGTTGTCTCATTTGGAGAAATATTCCCCGGGGAAGGGGAGAGGTCCATTAAAGGCTGCATTAGAGTACAATTTGTCAAGCAGGGAATCCCCCTTCATGTCTTTTAACTAAAATGCTCTTTGGGGGTTCCCAAATAACAAATGAAagtgatattttaaaaaagcaaactagCAGAGTTtagttagtatatgtaatgagacaaacggTCCACATCCCTCAtctgagcatgtcaacacaaaaagAACCCAAAAAAGCATTCGGATACacagttctaaaagagaaatacactggaacactgtggatgcacagctatgcTCCGCGAGAATtgatttagtatatgtaatgagataaaaaaaatgatatccctgttcagtcctggggaagtGTTTGTGCCAAGTTTCATAatgttgtaattcagcaatttctctccactctgttcttgaagttccttgcaataaaacagctactttgaggtcacccgcTGGATGCTCAGGAAGGATAtagtgttctccaacaggtttctcagttctgtaatccctgatgtcagatttgtgtccatttatcctttggcggagggtttgtcctgtttgccctatgtagagaactgaggggcactgttggcatttaatggcatatataatgttggaagatgagcaagtgaatgagcctgagatggtatagttaatgctgttaggcccagtgactgtgttgtctgggtgtatgtggaaGCAAAATTGACACTTGGGCTTATTGCAAGCtcttttaccgggtggtttgccactgccttccccagtcatctacactttccccccagcaagctgggtcctcattttaccgacctcggcaggatagaaggctgagtcaacctcgagccggctatctgaacccacattctgcagggatcgaactcaggccgcgagcagagcttggattgcagcttttaccactctgcgccagggaGCTCTTAAACAACTATTTAACATAGGGCAATTATTTCGACAAATGAAAGAGGATCAGATTACGACCAGCATATCTATTCTACTGAAGCCACTATATTTGTCACACTGTAAATGCAGAAATACAAAGTACTCAGCTTTTTCTAGTGAAAAGGTGGGTGGTCCTGAAAAGGACCTTTGGTGTTGTTGGAAAATGGCAGGATTCGGAAGCGCCTCTTAGCCGCCGAAGCCGTAGAGAGTGCGGCCCTGGCGCTTCAGAGCGTAGACGACGTCCATGGCAGTGACCGTCTTCCTCTTGGCGTGCTCGGTGTAAGTCACAGCATCGCGGATCACGTTCTCCAGGAAGACCTTCAGCACCCCGCGGGTCTCCTCGTAGATGAGGCCGGAGATACGCTTCACTCCTCCGCGCCGAGCAAGGCGGCGGATGGCCGGCTTGGTGATTCCTTGGATATTATCCCGGAGCACTTTGCGGTGCCTCTTGGCGCCTCCTTTCCCCAAGCCCTTCCCGCCTTTGCCACGACCAGACATCTTCCCAGTAACAAAACAGCCACCGAAAGCAAAAAACACGCAAGGGACTGTTCTGTTAAGTAAGCAGAGAGCGGACCACAATGAAAACTGCAAAAGGCCCGGCCTCCTTACTGTCGACCATTTTGGCGGCGAAATCAGTTCTATCCAATCTATGTCGAGCGTCGGTTTTCAAACGAGCCAATCAGCATCTcgccttcctttttaaaaataaaaacattgctGCCGCCTTTTTAAACATTTCCCAGCTTAGATAGGAAGGAACTTCATCTAGGCAAATATCGCTTATAATTTATTCCTTTCTTATTTTATCGAAATGGTTGGTGGCAGGTTACAGAAATCAAATACTTAAGAAGTGAAATAGTACGCATTAATAATGCTCTACCATTTTGAAAACAGTATAGACCTGCTGAAAAGTCGACAAAGTTAAAATTCACAGTTTTCTTCCAAAACAGATTGGAGAGAAAATAAAAATCTGGCAGAAACTAACGTTTTATTCTTAGTTTCTGCACAACTAAGAAACACTGCAGAACTGAACTACAGGGAACTAAACTAAATCATCTCCTCTCTTGCTGTTCATATACTCAGGAAAACAAAGTTATAGTGGCATctttaacttccatttctatgtatcagAAGAACGCTGCATGTGCATCAAAGCTCATACCTTACATAaaacttgtttggtcttaaaggtgccactggactcaaagcttgttctgctgcttcagtcccAATACAGCtaccccacctggatctatacaaagaaaaaggtactgagaacataagagaagccatgttggatcaggccaatggaccatccagtcacacagtggccaatatatgtgtatacacacaaacacacacacatatacatacatatacacacacacacacatatatatatatattgtggctaatagccactgatggacctctgctccatgtttttatccaatcccctcttaaagctgactTTGCTTGCAGCCGTACTGATGCTTGGATTGTAAAAGCAGACAAAGCAGAAGCATTCTTATTTTGTATCCTGTATTTGTCGTATCCATATGCTTGGGGAAAATAAACTCCAGCGTGGGGGAAAGGCGCAGAGTAACATGGCACGATCTTTATTGACATATCAAGGTGCCACAAGAATTTCTTGCACTATTTGCCCCATAAATGCTGCCTCCTTTGAAATCTGCAcaagagactttttttttaaggctttCCTGATTCTCAAAGATAGGAACTGCAGACATTTTGTTTCTCCTGGCATGCCTTTTCCTGTCCACTAAACTTCCAGCCTAGCAATCCTGGCGAACAGAAGCGCTTCTACTCATTGTTTTAAGGTATTTCAAGTGGGTCCACAACTGAAACAGTCCCACACTGTAGATTCAGGGGGGCcactgtgttggcctgaagccaCAGaagcagtttgagtccagtggcactaaCGGACAGATAGTATGAACTACACACTGTGACAGATAGTATGAACTACACACTGTCCCTAAAGTATAAATCATGGGTGGTCAAGtctgcttcatgtaagagccacatagaataaatgccagatgtttgagagggagggaaataggtgcgggagggagaagtggaaagaaagcaactgtgaatgcattctccaagctgccggctggctaggcttggagaagtgatttaaagagacaaatgccttttccaagctggccaacagggcagtggaggcgTTGAGagtcacagaatatgtgtgaaagagccacatgtggatcctgagctgcagtttggccacccctgctataaactgTACGCTAAACAACGGACTTACAGAGTCTCTAAGCCTTTACCCCGAGATTCTCTATGAACCACATTATTACAGCACAGCCCTCTTTCCTGGGCAAAAGGCACTCTTGAATAATTGTATTTTGCATAGATTGCAAAAATTCAGGAGTGGGCACCTTTCTAATTTTGTCAGGTAAGCCATTCCACAAGACAGGGGTCACAATTGACAAAGCAATTGTTGGCTTTTCAGGATGGCACCCGAAGATGAACAGAGCAGCCATGACAGAGCAGCAGACGCGAGGAACGATGTCACGAAGGGCTCTGCATGTCACAATGAAAATCTTAAAATGATGCCCATAACTGACAGGCAACAAGGGCAATGACCGCAGGGTGGGCGTAAAGGTCTGCTCTCTCTGGCTCCCAATAATAcctgagctgcagcattctgttccATCTGGAGTCTCTGAGTTGACTTCAAGAGAAGACGTGTACAccgtgcattgcagtagtctagtctggaggttaTTGCGGCACGGATCCAGTAGGCCAGATCGGTGGAGTCAAAGCTAGGGGTTCATCTTCTGTGCTAAACCGAGTTAGCAAGGAAGTGGATTTTGCCGCTGCATTAGCTTACTTCGTGCTGAATCCAGTGTCACTCCAAGGCTCCCGACAGAGTCCCCAAAACCCATCCAAATTGGGCAGCACAACACCCTTCGGGGACCTCCACCTTCTCAGCCACTGAGTGACAAAGTTGCAAATCCTTGTACACTTCTCAGTTTGTTTTGTGGTACATTTCTTGTGTCTGTACAACTATTAAGTGTACACATACACAAACAATAAGCTTTTTCAGGGGTAAATATGCGCATATTCTTAAGTCCTTCTAAGCATATTAATGTAATAGTTGCATGGAAATGCCTGAAAGCTCTCAAGAAATAAGGGAAGAAAACACAGCAGTGAGTCCCTGCAGTGCCTACTAGGctttacagccccccccccagagccttgAGGGAACATTAGAATTAAAAAcaacccccccttaaaaaaaaaaacccttttgataTGGAAAAATCCTACCAGCTCATTTAGGcttgtcttccccctccccctcatgcAAGTTCTTATTCCAGTTTCAAAGCGCAATAAAAAGGACCAGACAATGTATCCAAGAACGAAATACATTCTTCACAGTGGATTTGCTTAAATCTGTTTACTAGTGGCTTCGAAGTTCTTAAAAAGGTagtggtagtcccctgtgcaagcaccagtcgtttccgactctggggtgacgtcgcatcacaacgttttcacagcactttttacggggtggtttgccattgccttccccggtcttctacactttccccccagtaagctgggtcctcattttaccgacctcggaaggatggaaagctgaacccagcttccgttgggattgaactcaggtcgtgagcagagtttggactgctcTTCAAAGTTCTTGGGACTCTTCAAAGTTCTTAACTGTAGCCAAACAAGTAAACCTAGCAACTATTTTGCAAGTTAACAAAATTAGACCAACTATAGCAGGGGAGGATGCGATTCTCTAGATACTTTTCATTACCCTTCTAAGAGTGCTAAAATGTTACCAACATAAGAAAGCACGTTTGCAACAAGTTTGTTACATTAAAAAGTACATGTCCGCTAAGTATCCAGAATAATCCCTTTAGAACGCGGTTTAAATTACTTGGTGCACAGAGAGTACTTTGAAATGTCGCATCAGTAGCTTTGTTAAGAGAGCTTCTATTCTAATAAACAAATATGTTTACATCTAGAGTAAGGAAAATTGTATTGGTTTATCTAATAAGACAGAAAACAGGATTAAATCACGGGTATCTTTGTAGTGATCATGGCTCTTTTGTGAAAAAGTAGGTGGCTCTAAAAAGAGCCTTTGGGTTTTGGACCTGCTGTTTTCAACCtccggctccgggggggggggggggattacttgGAGCTGGTGTACTTGGTGACAGCCTTGGTGCCTTCGGAGACGGCGTGCTTGGCCAGCTCCCCGGGCAGCAGGAGGCGCACGGCGGTCTGGATCTCGCGGGAGGTGATGGTGGAGCGCTTGTTGTAGTGGGCCAGGCGGGAGGCTTCGCCGGCGATGCGCTCGAAGATGTCGTTGACGAAGGAGTTCATGATGCTCATGGCCTTGGAGGAGATGCCCGTGTCCGGGTGCACCTGCTTCAGCACCTTGTACACGTAGATGGAGTAGCTCTCCTTGCGGCTCTTCTTGCGCTTCTTGTCGCCCTTCTTCTGCGTCTTGGTGATCGCCTTCTTGGAGCCCTTCTTGGGCACCGGCGCGGATTTAGCAGGCTCGGGCATCCTGACCCACTTCCAAACCACCAACCAAAAAAACTGAATGTAGAAAGAGCCTCTCGTCCTTCGATTTATATGGCTTGTGTGCAGATCAAAGAATCCCCAGTCTCCCGTTTCGCCATTGGCTACTTGTGCCCACTCTACGGGACAAAGAACAAGTCGCGTTCCTCTTTCTCCCCAGGCATTGGCTCGCAGCGCTCGTCCAATCGTCGCAAAGGATGAGGTCAGATACTCGCGTTTTCATTGGACGGCGCGAGAATCCGCGTCGTGATTCGTCCCAGCGAGTCGCCTTCAAGATTCAGCCAATAGGGATTCGCAGGTTGAAGCTGGGGAGGAAATAAATGGGCCGGGAGCAGCATGCTATGCTTGTATCTTCCCTACGATTTTCTCGTTTGGTGTTGTTTCTAGCTCACTCGCTTAAAACAAAATGTCTGGACGCGGCAAGCAAGGAGGCAAAGCTAGAGCCAAGGCAAAGACCCGCTCTTCCCGGGCCGGGCTGCAGTTCCCCGTGGGCCGCGTGCACCGTCTGCTGCGCAAAGGCAACTATGCGGAGCGGGTGGGAGCCGGGGCGCCCGTCTACTTGGCGGCGGTGCTGGAGTACCTGACGGCCGAGATCCTGGAGCTGGCCGGCAACGCCGCCCGCGACAACAAGAAGACCCGCATCATCCCccgccacttgcagctggccATCCGCAACGACGAGGAGCTCAACAAACTCCTGGGCAAAGTCACCATCGCCCAGGGCGGCGTCCTGCCCAACATCCAGGCCGTCCTCTTGCCCAAGAAGACCGAGAGCCACAAGGCCAAGGCGAAGTAATTTTGCAACTTGGAAAAGGAAAAAAGCGTCGCCCCGCAGGCAACAAAACGACAACACAAAGGCTCTTTTAAGAGCCGCCTCCAACTTCAAAAAAAAGAGCTGGTTTACTAATCTTATACTTTTCCTTTTAAAGTTGGGAAGTTCAATTTATGCAGTGGAGTCTTAAGTGGGAACGCTAGGCTGCGAACTGGATCTCTGATGTTAGGCTTCGGCCATAGGGCTTGTCCACGTGCGTTTCTTCAAAACTGTTCCGGTAGAGTCCATAGTTCTGGCCATGATGGGGTCAAGTGCTGGGAACCCGCGTCCTTTAAGTGTTTTCTAGCTGATTTGGGGGTTCCAAGGCTGTTGTGAAGTTTTTGTGGGCTACCCTTAAGAGCGATCGGCTCACTTCGGTGAAAGCGGTCCACAAGACAGATAAGCCGTGTTTGTCTATAGCCGTAAAAAAGTGCAAGACTCCCAATAGCAGCTTAGAATCGTAGAGttagaaaggacctccagggtcatctaatccaaccccatgcacaatgcaggaaaaagaCTAAAGACTAACTTTGGGCGGGGAGGAGGGTGAAGTTTGAAGCTTTGAGGAGCGCTTCTGGGCTTGTGAATATGATGGACGGGATATATAGTAACCGCCATGTTGTGGAGCCGAAAACAAGTTTGCAATGCTGAGACGCAAGGAGGAACCGAGTACGGGGTAACTTCCACCTTTTGGGGGATGTAGTACTAAAACGAGTGACAGGATGGTCCATAgaaaacaatagcagagcctggatggtccataggatataatgggagagaagattgtccattgacttgcatgggcttcattgaaatacattgaagcacagaaatggctgcaacaaaaacctggaatggataatcttctctcccattatatcctatggatcATCCAGGAAtccatccaggctctgctattgtttcctgTGGACAATCGTCTGCCAATcaccaggactggattgacaggggaaaaggtactctgccaaTTTCTAGGATTGGATTGACAGgagaaaaggtagtctgccagcctccaggactggagtGACAGGGGAAAtttaccttgccaacctccaggactgcagTGACAGGCAAAAAGGCACTCTGCCaagctccaggactggattgaccaggagaaaaggtagtctgccaacctGGATTTACGGGGGAAAGGGCATtctgccagtctccaggactgGGTTGACAGGAGAAAGGGGAGGTTGACAGCCTTTAGCACTAGATTGatggggggaaagggagattggcAGTCTCTAGGGCCAGATTGATAGGCAAGAGGGGACATTGTCATCCTCTAGGACTAGATGGACATAGGGAAAGGGAGATTGGCAGCATCTAGGACCAGATCGACAGGGGAAAGGGGGAATTGTCAAGGAAGAAAGGGAGACTGACAGtctctagggccagattgtcaGGGGAAAGAAAGATTGTCAGCCTCTAGGACTAGACtgacaggggaaaggggagactgAAAGCCTCTCGGACTagattgtcaggggaaaggggaggttgACAGCCTCTAGCACTAGATTGACAGGAGGAAAGGGAGACTGGCAGCCTCTAGAGCCAGATTGTCAGGGGAAAGAgcagattgacagcctctagggccagattgaagggaaaggagtgattgacagcctctagggccacattgacagggggaaagggaggctGAAAGCCTCTAGGACTAGACTGACAGAGGAAaggggagattgacagcctctagcactagattgacaggggaaaggtAGATTGGCAGCCTCTAGGACTATAttgtcaggggaaaggggagactgACAGCCTCTAGCACTAGATTGATAGGGGGAAAGGGGAGATtggcagcctctagggccagattgacagGCATGAGGGGAGACTGGCAGCTTTTAGGGCCAGATCGACAGGGGGAAAgggggattgacagcctctaggactagattgacagaggaaaggggagattgacagcctctaggaaTAGATttacagggggaaagggagattggcAGCCTCCAGAATACAAGGAAAGCgtaatgatgccctttcccagcttcACCTTTTTATCAACCCCACAGCCCCTAGCAACCAATGTGTTGCTTGAGCTCTGCCCCTGCATGCTTTCCAAGGTCTGCCtgcagcatttgcaaagcaaggctagtttaaacatttagcaatatacaaactttacacatctaactgttttcatccctacctgctagtgCTGCCTTCAACttacatataaaaataaacatGTTTTTGGGTCGTGCTTCAAAATGGAATGGGCGTTTTGTCTCCTGCTGAAACCCAGCACAGATTTGCAAATTCGCTTTGCtattggatttcacagacaactagcactttccACTCTTCACCATGCAAACTAAATGTTGCAACTGTGATCGCtttttcctgctggagtttacagagtaccagctccATAGCCCTTTTTGTGTgcttctccagattgcagagactCCACCTACTTCCTTGCTGCTGgtctgctcattacactttctggaaccagaatatGATTGTGAAATGTTCCCAGCTTTGGGGAAATTCCTACTTGTCAGCATTCAAAGTTTACTTGAAgattgtatcttggtgtaattgcaaaacagatgttggtgcagttaatgttgaaagaagctgatagtAACAAttttactttgacaaatattgTTGCAGTTGATATGTTGGCACTAGTAGAgtagaacatttcattaagccttgcatcAATGCAACATGATCTAtacattttttaacttgtggttatacttgaatggtggtcaggaaaattgacaaatgttggtcagggaaagttagggacttgaaaaatatttttttgtggcaaccctatattggctgtgtggagaaatgccttgacTCCTGGAGCAGTGATAAGCCTGCTTTAAAAGTTTCTGTATCTGAGCACAGAGACT
The sequence above is a segment of the Heteronotia binoei isolate CCM8104 ecotype False Entrance Well chromosome 15, APGP_CSIRO_Hbin_v1, whole genome shotgun sequence genome. Coding sequences within it:
- the LOC132584342 gene encoding histone H4 — protein: MSGRGKGGKGLGKGGAKRHRKVLRDNIQGITKPAIRRLARRGGVKRISGLIYEETRGVLKVFLENVIRDAVTYTEHAKRKTVTAMDVVYALKRQGRTLYGFGG
- the LOC132584341 gene encoding histone H2B 1/2/3/4/6-like: MPEPAKSAPVPKKGSKKAITKTQKKGDKKRKKSRKESYSIYVYKVLKQVHPDTGISSKAMSIMNSFVNDIFERIAGEASRLAHYNKRSTITSREIQTAVRLLLPGELAKHAVSEGTKAVTKYTSSK
- the LOC132584336 gene encoding histone H2A-IV, with protein sequence MSGRGKQGGKARAKAKTRSSRAGLQFPVGRVHRLLRKGNYAERVGAGAPVYLAAVLEYLTAEILELAGNAARDNKKTRIIPRHLQLAIRNDEELNKLLGKVTIAQGGVLPNIQAVLLPKKTESHKAKAK